From Alphaproteobacteria bacterium, a single genomic window includes:
- a CDS encoding gamma-glutamylcyclotransferase has product MNPPLGVYGTLLDAEVRRLVLGRCRTRAGVLAGWERVYVAGEIYPGIRPRAGARTDLLVLDGLDAPALARGDAFEGEEYERQVLQFTFADGEPGEAMVYVPTPAIRLSDRPWRYDWLWRARHRRRFLAMTRATMTRAAMMGGHTVVRG; this is encoded by the coding sequence TTGAATCCGCCGCTGGGCGTCTACGGCACCCTGCTGGACGCAGAGGTGCGGCGGCTGGTGCTGGGCCGCTGCCGCACCCGCGCGGGGGTGCTGGCCGGCTGGGAACGGGTGTATGTGGCCGGCGAGATCTATCCCGGCATCCGGCCCCGCGCCGGCGCCCGAACCGACCTGCTGGTGCTGGACGGGCTGGACGCGCCCGCGCTCGCCCGCGGCGATGCGTTCGAGGGGGAGGAGTATGAGCGTCAGGTGTTGCAATTCACGTTCGCCGACGGCGAGCCGGGCGAGGCCATGGTCTATGTTCCCACACCCGCCATTCGCCTGTCGGACCGGCCCTGGCGCTATGATTGGCTCTGGCGTGCCCGCCACCGCCGCCGGTTTCTGGCGATGACGCGTGCGACGATGACACGGGCCGCGATGATGGGCGGCCACACGGTGGTGAGGGGATAG
- a CDS encoding amidase, whose product MSDTNFSGQSIAQLATGLREGRLKARDLAEAAIDAQTRLEPALNAYRDWNPDYTRAQADAADAAFAARFDLGVLQGLPVSAKDLYAVAGYETFAGSPHALPMFAAEGPVVRTLRRNLAVIPGKTHTVEWAFGGIGMNPHHGAPHNPWDARDHRAPGGSSSGAGVSLWQGSAVAALGSDTAGSVRIPASWTGTVGVKTTYGRWSLAGIAPLSPTLDTAGVLARSAEDAALAFAALDPQTDDPMAFLADCRRVEARRFTLGVCDWMFEGTSPGVAEAVQQALDALAAAGARVVKVEVPNLVELHELFRQGGIAGIEFAAFISRPEMAKWKAAVDPIVRSRFTAIESVPANEYIRRVTRIGEMAAEARPVFERVDAIVGPTIPITPPKLADLQSVEAYSSHNLQSLRNTSVGNILALSGVTLPVGLDAAGMPVGLQVLTPNGADQQALAMAVAFERVLGTPRDRLGVPAMVK is encoded by the coding sequence ATGAGCGACACCAATTTTTCCGGCCAGTCCATCGCGCAGCTTGCAACTGGCCTGCGGGAGGGCCGCTTGAAGGCCCGCGACCTGGCGGAAGCGGCCATCGACGCCCAGACCCGGCTGGAGCCGGCGCTCAACGCCTATCGAGACTGGAACCCGGACTATACCCGCGCCCAGGCGGACGCCGCCGACGCGGCGTTTGCCGCCCGCTTCGACCTGGGAGTGTTGCAGGGCCTGCCGGTCTCGGCCAAGGACCTTTATGCCGTCGCCGGCTACGAAACCTTTGCCGGCTCGCCCCATGCGCTGCCGATGTTCGCCGCCGAAGGGCCGGTGGTGCGCACGCTGCGTCGCAACCTGGCCGTGATCCCCGGCAAGACCCATACGGTCGAATGGGCGTTCGGCGGCATTGGCATGAACCCGCATCACGGCGCACCGCACAATCCCTGGGATGCCCGGGACCACCGCGCGCCCGGTGGTTCGTCCTCCGGCGCCGGCGTCTCGCTCTGGCAGGGCTCGGCCGTGGCGGCGCTGGGCTCGGATACCGCCGGCAGCGTGCGCATCCCGGCCAGTTGGACCGGCACGGTCGGCGTCAAGACCACCTACGGCCGCTGGTCGCTCGCGGGCATCGCGCCGCTGTCGCCGACGCTGGACACTGCCGGCGTGCTGGCCCGCTCGGCCGAGGATGCGGCGCTGGCCTTCGCCGCGCTCGACCCGCAGACGGACGACCCGATGGCCTTCCTGGCCGATTGCCGCCGGGTCGAGGCGCGCCGTTTCACCCTGGGCGTCTGCGACTGGATGTTCGAGGGGACCTCCCCCGGCGTGGCCGAGGCGGTGCAGCAGGCGCTGGATGCGCTCGCCGCCGCCGGCGCGCGCGTGGTCAAGGTGGAGGTGCCGAACCTGGTCGAACTGCACGAATTGTTCCGCCAGGGCGGCATTGCCGGGATCGAGTTCGCCGCCTTCATCTCCCGGCCGGAAATGGCGAAATGGAAGGCCGCGGTCGACCCCATCGTGCGCTCGCGCTTCACCGCCATCGAATCCGTGCCGGCGAACGAATACATCCGCCGCGTCACCCGCATCGGCGAAATGGCGGCGGAGGCCCGGCCGGTGTTCGAACGGGTGGACGCGATTGTCGGCCCAACCATCCCCATCACCCCGCCGAAACTGGCCGACCTGCAATCGGTCGAGGCGTATTCCAGCCACAACCTCCAGTCGCTGCGCAACACCAGCGTCGGCAACATCCTGGCGCTGTCGGGCGTGACCCTGCCGGTGGGCCTCGACGCTGCCGGCATGCCGGTGGGGTTGCAGGTGCTGACGCCGAACGGCGCCGACCAACAGGCGCTGGCCATGGCGGTGGCGTTCGAGCGCGTGCTGGGCACGCCGCGCGACCGCCTGGGCGTGCCGGCAATGGTGAAATAG
- the purH gene encoding bifunctional phosphoribosylaminoimidazolecarboxamide formyltransferase/IMP cyclohydrolase, producing MTDSVKITRALISVSDKTGLAEFGQFLAAQGVEVLSTGGTARTLREAGVAVKDVSEVTGFPEMLDGRVKTLHPMIHGGLLGLRDGGEHARQMAEHGIRPIDLLVVNLYPFESTVAGGAGFDDCIENIDIGGPALIRAAAKNHAYVTVATEPEDLAAIRAEMEAQNGATSAALRRRLAAAAYARTGAYDAAIAQWFGQQVDERMPRHLAFGGKRGDLLRYGENPHQAAAFYANGEARPGVASARIVQGKELSYNNLSDTDAAFECVAEFDQPAVAIIKHANPCGVAVGADLMDAWVKALRCDPVSAFGGIVALNRAPDPALAEELNKLFLEVVIAPQADEATLAVLGKKRNVRVLLTGGMPDPSTQRLTARTLSGGLLVQTGDNGRVSADALKVVTKRAPSEREMADLLFAFRVAKHVKSNAIVYVKDGATVGVGAGQMSRVDSSRIAARKSADAAEAAGLSEPLAKGSVVASDAFFPFADGLLSAAEAGATAVIQPGGSIRDKEVIAAADEAGLAMVFTGMRHFRH from the coding sequence ATGACCGACTCCGTGAAAATCACCCGCGCCCTCATCAGCGTGTCCGACAAGACCGGCCTCGCCGAATTCGGCCAGTTTCTGGCGGCCCAAGGGGTGGAGGTTCTGTCCACCGGCGGCACCGCGCGCACGCTGCGCGAGGCCGGCGTGGCGGTGAAGGACGTCTCGGAAGTCACGGGCTTCCCGGAAATGCTGGACGGCCGGGTCAAGACCCTGCACCCGATGATCCATGGCGGCCTGCTGGGCCTGCGCGATGGCGGCGAGCACGCCCGGCAGATGGCCGAGCATGGCATCCGGCCGATCGACCTGCTGGTGGTCAACCTCTACCCGTTCGAGAGCACCGTGGCCGGCGGCGCCGGCTTCGACGACTGCATCGAGAATATCGACATCGGCGGCCCGGCCCTGATCCGCGCCGCCGCCAAGAACCACGCCTATGTGACCGTGGCGACCGAGCCGGAAGACCTGGCCGCGATCCGCGCCGAGATGGAGGCGCAGAACGGCGCCACCTCCGCCGCGCTGCGCCGCCGCCTCGCCGCCGCCGCTTATGCCCGCACCGGCGCCTATGACGCCGCCATCGCCCAGTGGTTCGGCCAGCAGGTGGACGAGCGCATGCCGCGCCATCTGGCCTTCGGCGGCAAGCGCGGCGACCTGCTGCGCTATGGCGAGAACCCGCACCAGGCGGCCGCCTTCTACGCCAATGGCGAGGCCCGCCCCGGCGTCGCCTCGGCCAGGATCGTGCAGGGCAAGGAACTCAGCTACAACAACCTGAGCGACACCGACGCGGCGTTCGAATGCGTCGCCGAGTTCGACCAGCCCGCCGTCGCCATCATCAAGCACGCCAATCCCTGCGGCGTCGCCGTCGGCGCCGATCTGATGGACGCCTGGGTGAAGGCGCTGCGCTGCGATCCGGTCAGCGCGTTCGGCGGCATTGTCGCCCTGAACCGCGCCCCGGACCCGGCGCTGGCGGAGGAGTTGAACAAGCTGTTCCTCGAAGTCGTGATCGCGCCCCAGGCCGACGAGGCCACCCTGGCCGTGCTGGGCAAGAAGAGGAACGTGCGGGTGCTGCTGACCGGCGGCATGCCGGACCCGTCGACCCAGCGCCTGACCGCGCGCACGCTCTCCGGCGGCCTGCTGGTGCAGACCGGCGACAACGGCCGGGTCAGCGCCGACGCGCTGAAGGTGGTCACCAAGCGTGCGCCGAGCGAGCGGGAAATGGCCGACCTGCTGTTCGCCTTCCGCGTCGCCAAGCACGTGAAGTCGAACGCCATCGTCTATGTCAAGGACGGCGCCACGGTCGGCGTCGGCGCGGGCCAGATGAGCCGGGTCGATTCCTCGCGCATCGCCGCCCGCAAATCCGCCGATGCGGCGGAGGCGGCGGGCCTGAGCGAGCCGCTCGCCAAGGGTTCGGTGGTGGCCTCCGATGCCTTCTTCCCGTTCGCCGATGGTTTGTTGAGCGCGGCGGAAGCCGGGGCGACGGCGGTGATCCAGCCGGGCGGCTCGATCCGCGACAAGGAGGTGATCGCCGCCGCCGACGAGGCCGGCCTCGCCATGGTCTTCACCGGCATGCGCCATTTCCGCCACTGA
- a CDS encoding DUF1674 domain-containing protein, protein MSDKPTPPAETPAPKATPTVYKDPGPQKQPPPAGEDPTKPDPTRYGDWEINGRCIDF, encoded by the coding sequence ATGAGCGACAAGCCCACCCCGCCGGCCGAAACGCCGGCACCCAAGGCCACCCCGACCGTCTACAAGGACCCGGGCCCGCAGAAGCAGCCGCCGCCCGCCGGCGAGGATCCGACCAAGCCGGACCCGACCCGCTATGGCGACTGGGAAATCAACGGCCGCTGCATCGATTTCTGA
- a CDS encoding ribulose-phosphate 3-epimerase: MSQKQPLAIAPSILSADFAKLGEEVRAITAAGADLVHVDVMDGHFVPNLTIGPDVLKALKPHSHLPFDVHLMISPVDPYIDAFVQAGADYLTVHVEAGPHVHRSLQAVKAAGCKAGVTLNPGTPVETVLGVLDLCDLVLVMSVNPGFGGQSFIDSQIAKIERLRQAIDASARPVRLEVDGGVKPENAGRIFRAGADTLVAGSAVFAGGPARYAANIRALRDACVE, encoded by the coding sequence ATGAGCCAGAAACAACCCCTCGCGATCGCGCCGTCGATCCTTTCCGCCGATTTCGCCAAGCTGGGGGAGGAGGTGCGCGCCATCACCGCCGCCGGCGCCGATCTGGTGCATGTGGACGTGATGGACGGCCATTTCGTGCCCAACCTCACCATCGGGCCGGACGTGCTGAAGGCGCTGAAGCCGCACTCGCACCTGCCGTTCGACGTGCATCTGATGATCAGCCCGGTCGACCCCTATATCGACGCCTTCGTCCAAGCCGGCGCCGACTATCTGACCGTGCATGTTGAGGCCGGGCCGCACGTGCACCGCTCGTTGCAGGCGGTGAAGGCCGCGGGCTGCAAGGCCGGTGTCACGCTGAACCCGGGCACGCCGGTCGAAACCGTGCTGGGCGTGCTCGACCTCTGCGACCTGGTGCTGGTGATGAGCGTCAATCCGGGCTTTGGCGGCCAATCCTTCATCGACAGCCAGATCGCCAAGATCGAACGCCTGCGCCAGGCCATCGATGCCTCTGCCCGCCCGGTGCGGCTGGAGGTGGACGGCGGCGTCAAGCCGGAGAATGCCGGCCGCATCTTCCGCGCCGGCGCCGACACGCTGGTGGCCGGCTCGGCCGTGTTCGCCGGCGGGCCCGCGCGCTATGCCGCGAACATCCGGGCGCTGCGCGATGCCTGTGTGGAATAG
- a CDS encoding MFS transporter: MSDERPPRPSARSGSRRPAPASSARRPTRPPEAPSPRAAAGRTLYHVLDRRRPLEEAMAEDPAWGKLHGRDRAFARLLVTTVLRRLGQIDDAVGRFVQRQPEGRDAYVRHVLRLAAAQLLFLDTPPHAAVDQATRMTRGPGMKSMVNAVLRRLVEARGTVLREQDADRLNLPDWLWRSWCEAYGEAATRAIVRAQMQDPPLDITLRAGQDLTVWAERLQGRVLPTGTIRIAKTTHVPNLFGYGQGVWWVQDAAAALPARLMGDVHGKSVVDLAAAPGGKTLQLAAAGAQVMAVDQSRERLERLFENLERTNLSADTDVADGRYWRPRSPVDAVLLDAPCSTTGTARRHPDVLWNKTPEAIASLTQVQDALLKNAAGMVKPGGLLVYACCSLQPEEGPKRIEAFLRRHPAWGRQPVGAGEIPGCAEFVTANGDLRTLPSHWPGQGGIDGFYIARLVHRGAT; encoded by the coding sequence ATGTCTGACGAGCGGCCGCCCCGGCCGTCTGCCCGCAGCGGTTCGCGCCGCCCGGCCCCTGCTTCTTCCGCCCGCCGGCCCACCCGTCCGCCGGAAGCGCCCAGCCCGCGCGCCGCGGCCGGCCGCACCCTTTATCATGTGCTGGACCGGCGCCGCCCGCTCGAAGAGGCGATGGCGGAAGACCCGGCCTGGGGCAAGCTGCACGGCCGCGACCGCGCCTTCGCCCGCCTGCTGGTGACCACTGTCCTGCGCCGGCTCGGCCAGATCGACGATGCGGTCGGCCGGTTCGTCCAGCGTCAGCCGGAAGGCCGCGACGCCTATGTGCGGCACGTGCTGCGCCTCGCCGCCGCCCAGTTGCTGTTCCTGGATACGCCGCCGCACGCCGCCGTCGATCAGGCGACGCGCATGACCCGTGGCCCCGGCATGAAATCCATGGTGAATGCCGTGCTGCGCCGGCTGGTGGAGGCGCGCGGCACCGTCCTGCGCGAGCAGGACGCCGACCGGCTGAACCTGCCGGACTGGCTCTGGCGCTCCTGGTGCGAGGCCTATGGCGAGGCCGCCACCCGCGCCATCGTCCGCGCCCAGATGCAGGACCCGCCGCTCGACATCACGCTGCGTGCGGGGCAGGACCTGACGGTCTGGGCCGAGCGGTTGCAGGGCCGGGTGCTGCCGACCGGCACCATCCGCATTGCCAAGACCACCCATGTGCCGAACCTGTTCGGCTATGGCCAGGGGGTGTGGTGGGTGCAGGACGCCGCCGCGGCGCTGCCGGCCCGGCTGATGGGCGACGTCCATGGCAAGAGCGTGGTCGACCTCGCCGCCGCGCCCGGCGGCAAGACGCTGCAACTGGCCGCGGCCGGGGCGCAGGTGATGGCGGTCGACCAGTCGCGCGAGCGCCTGGAACGCCTGTTCGAGAATCTGGAGCGCACCAATCTCTCGGCCGACACCGACGTTGCCGATGGCCGCTACTGGCGGCCGCGCTCGCCGGTGGACGCGGTGTTGCTGGACGCGCCCTGCTCGACCACCGGCACGGCGCGTCGCCATCCCGACGTGCTCTGGAACAAGACGCCCGAGGCCATTGCCAGCCTGACCCAGGTGCAGGACGCGCTGCTGAAGAACGCCGCCGGCATGGTCAAGCCCGGCGGCCTGCTGGTCTATGCCTGCTGCTCGTTGCAGCCGGAGGAAGGGCCGAAGCGGATCGAGGCGTTCCTGCGCCGCCATCCCGCCTGGGGGCGGCAGCCGGTTGGCGCGGGCGAAATTCCCGGCTGCGCCGAATTCGTCACGGCCAACGGCGACCTCCGCACCCTGCCGAGCCACTGGCCGGGGCAGGGCGGCATCGACGGCTTCTACATCGCCCGCCTGGTGCATCGAGGGGCGACTTAA
- a CDS encoding DUF502 domain-containing protein, translating to MTEQRTNGGFLRRRARRIRRSFAARIRTYFFAGVLVTAPITITVWLAIQIIDFFDSTVRNLIPAGYNPEALLPFSIPGVGLVVFIVGVTLIGALAAGMLGRFFMRTAERIVNTMPVVRTIYNALKQILETVLQSKSEAFRQVVLLEYPRRGIWCLGFVSAKTEGEVQNLTDQDMLNVFLPTTPNPTSGFLLFLPKRDVYVLDMTVEEGIKMVVSGGLVTPPDRKANEHKADPPIHVASIHDEARADEAAAQRRLQGA from the coding sequence ATGACGGAGCAACGCACCAACGGGGGATTTCTTCGCCGCCGCGCCCGCCGGATCCGGCGCAGTTTCGCGGCTCGGATCCGCACCTATTTTTTCGCGGGCGTGCTGGTCACCGCGCCGATCACCATCACGGTCTGGCTGGCGATCCAGATCATCGATTTCTTCGACTCGACCGTCCGCAATTTGATCCCGGCCGGCTACAATCCCGAAGCCCTGCTGCCCTTCAGCATTCCCGGCGTCGGCCTGGTGGTGTTCATTGTCGGCGTGACCCTGATCGGCGCGCTGGCCGCCGGCATGCTCGGCCGGTTTTTCATGCGCACGGCCGAGCGTATCGTGAACACGATGCCGGTGGTGCGCACCATCTACAACGCCTTGAAACAAATCCTGGAAACGGTGCTGCAAAGCAAGTCCGAGGCGTTTCGCCAGGTGGTATTGCTGGAATATCCGCGCCGCGGCATCTGGTGCCTGGGCTTCGTCTCGGCCAAGACCGAGGGCGAGGTGCAGAACCTGACGGACCAGGACATGCTCAACGTCTTCCTGCCGACGACGCCGAACCCGACCAGCGGCTTTCTGCTGTTCCTGCCGAAACGCGATGTCTATGTGCTGGACATGACGGTGGAGGAAGGCATCAAGATGGTGGTCTCGGGCGGCCTGGTGACGCCGCCGGATCGCAAGGCGAACGAGCACAAGGCCGACCCGCCCATCCACGTCGCCAGCATTCACGACGAAGCCCGCGCCGACGAGGCCGCGGCGCAACGCCGGCTACAGGGGGCCTAG
- a CDS encoding DMT family transporter, whose product MTATAKASPDANSGGSVAAGHLMGLYTALSFGSAYPVGKPLVAVVDPFVFSSARYLVAGTVLLLGLQLFTRRGAGVPWREVPILAFTGFLGFTVFQGLWGIALDLTTASKASVLVSTTPVFAALIHAVQGHRLPARAWAGIAVAFAGVFCVINNSFAAVTIGGGSLAGDALFVAIAGVWALYGALSRPVIARIGAARSAAWAALLGALFLLPVAIPGALAQDWSAVPSGLALNFAHMALVIGCLGMLTWNGGLRRLGLPKMTVWLYLTPVSAVVLASWMLGEWLTLPQMVGAGLVLSGVALTQR is encoded by the coding sequence ATGACCGCCACAGCCAAGGCCTCGCCGGACGCCAATAGCGGCGGCTCGGTGGCCGCCGGGCACCTGATGGGCCTTTACACCGCACTCAGCTTCGGCAGCGCCTATCCGGTGGGCAAGCCGCTGGTGGCGGTGGTCGATCCGTTCGTGTTTTCCTCGGCGCGCTATCTGGTGGCCGGGACGGTGCTGTTGCTGGGCTTGCAACTCTTCACCCGGCGTGGCGCCGGCGTGCCCTGGCGGGAAGTGCCGATCCTGGCCTTCACCGGGTTTCTGGGCTTCACCGTGTTTCAGGGCCTGTGGGGCATCGCGCTCGATCTGACCACCGCGTCCAAGGCCAGCGTGCTGGTCTCGACAACGCCGGTGTTCGCGGCGCTGATCCACGCGGTCCAGGGCCATCGCCTGCCGGCGCGTGCCTGGGCGGGAATCGCGGTGGCGTTTGCCGGGGTGTTCTGCGTCATCAACAACTCGTTCGCCGCGGTGACCATCGGCGGCGGCTCCCTGGCCGGCGATGCGCTGTTCGTGGCCATTGCCGGCGTCTGGGCGTTGTACGGGGCCCTGTCGCGGCCGGTGATCGCCCGCATCGGCGCGGCCCGCTCCGCGGCCTGGGCGGCCCTGCTGGGAGCGCTGTTCCTGCTGCCCGTCGCCATCCCCGGCGCCCTGGCACAGGACTGGAGCGCGGTTCCGTCCGGCCTGGCGCTGAACTTCGCCCATATGGCGCTGGTGATCGGCTGCCTCGGTATGCTGACCTGGAACGGCGGCCTGCGCCGGCTGGGTCTGCCGAAAATGACGGTCTGGCTCTATCTGACGCCGGTGTCCGCGGTGGTGCTGGCCAGTTGGATGCTGGGCGAATGGCTGACGCTGCCGCAAATGGTCGGCGCCGGCCTGGTCCTGTCCGGCGTGGCCCTGACCCAGCGTTAG
- a CDS encoding haloalkane dehalogenase, giving the protein MSDLSTAELPKRFATVDGKRMAYYEAGAGDPIVFLHGNPTSSYLWRNVIPHVADLGRVIAPDLIGMGDSDKLDDVGPDSYRFVEHRRYLDGLLEQLGVTAGATLVIHDWGSALGFDWANRHRAAVRGICYMEAIVRPVTWAEWPDAARPVFQGFRSANGEAMVLDKNVFVERVLPGSIIRPLADAEMAVYRRPFAEPGEGRRPTLTWPRQIPIEGEPADVVAIAGDYADWLAASPLPKLFVNAEPGAILTGPQREFCRTWPNQTEVTVKGSHFIQEDSPHEIGAALRAWMQGI; this is encoded by the coding sequence ATGTCCGACCTCTCCACCGCCGAACTGCCGAAGCGCTTCGCCACTGTCGACGGCAAGCGCATGGCCTATTACGAGGCCGGCGCCGGCGATCCCATCGTGTTCCTGCACGGCAACCCGACCAGCAGCTATCTCTGGCGCAACGTCATCCCGCACGTGGCCGATCTGGGCCGGGTGATCGCGCCGGACCTGATCGGCATGGGCGACAGCGACAAGCTGGACGATGTCGGGCCGGACTCCTACCGCTTCGTCGAGCACCGCCGCTATCTCGACGGCCTGCTGGAACAGTTGGGCGTTACCGCGGGCGCGACGCTGGTGATCCACGATTGGGGCTCGGCGCTGGGCTTCGACTGGGCCAACCGCCACCGCGCTGCGGTCAGGGGCATCTGCTATATGGAGGCCATCGTCCGCCCGGTGACCTGGGCCGAATGGCCGGACGCGGCAAGACCCGTGTTCCAGGGCTTCCGCTCTGCCAATGGCGAGGCGATGGTGCTGGACAAGAACGTGTTCGTCGAGCGCGTGCTGCCGGGCTCGATCATCCGCCCCCTCGCGGATGCGGAAATGGCCGTCTATCGCCGGCCCTTCGCCGAGCCGGGCGAGGGCCGCCGGCCGACGTTGACCTGGCCGCGCCAGATCCCGATCGAGGGCGAGCCGGCGGACGTGGTCGCCATCGCCGGCGACTATGCCGACTGGCTGGCGGCAAGCCCGCTGCCGAAGCTGTTCGTCAACGCCGAGCCGGGCGCGATCCTGACCGGGCCGCAACGCGAGTTCTGCCGCACCTGGCCGAACCAGACCGAGGTGACGGTGAAGGGCAGCCATTTCATCCAGGAGGACTCGCCGCACGAGATCGGCGCGGCCCTCCGCGCCTGGATGCAGGGCATCTGA
- a CDS encoding peroxiredoxin, whose product MPIQAGDTIPNVNLYFIGESGGPEAKPAHELLGGKTVVLFAVPGAFTRTCSAKHLPGFVNNADAIKAKGVDEVVCLSVNDAAVMRAWGQAHGADGKVTMLSDGIADFAKAIGLSNDMSARGYGVRSKRYAMRIENNVVTDLWAEPPGEYGVSSAEAVLAQLG is encoded by the coding sequence ATGCCGATCCAAGCCGGCGATACCATTCCCAACGTCAACCTCTATTTCATCGGCGAAAGCGGCGGCCCGGAGGCGAAGCCGGCGCACGAATTGCTGGGCGGCAAGACCGTCGTCCTGTTCGCCGTGCCGGGCGCCTTCACCCGCACCTGCTCGGCCAAGCACCTGCCGGGCTTCGTGAACAACGCCGACGCGATCAAGGCCAAGGGCGTGGACGAGGTGGTCTGCCTCAGCGTCAACGATGCCGCCGTGATGCGCGCCTGGGGACAGGCGCACGGCGCCGACGGCAAGGTCACCATGCTCTCCGACGGGATCGCCGACTTCGCCAAGGCCATCGGCCTATCCAACGACATGAGCGCCCGCGGCTATGGCGTCCGCTCCAAGCGCTATGCCATGCGGATCGAGAACAACGTCGTGACCGATCTCTGGGCCGAACCGCCGGGCGAATACGGCGTCTCCAGCGCCGAGGCGGTGCTGGCACAACTCGGCTAG
- the htpX gene encoding zinc metalloprotease HtpX produces the protein MARTFMLLAAMTALFLVAGWLMGGQGGMMIALVFALATNAFAFWNSDKVVLRMYNAQEIGRADAPGLYEMIEGLAERADLPMPRVYLIDEDQPNAFATGRSPEHAAVAVTTGLMHRLGQQEVAGVVAHELAHIKHRDTLTMTVTATIAGAIGVLANIASFQMLFGDNRNNPLGVVGVLASMILAPLAATLVQMAISRAREYQADALGAEICGDPLWLADALAGLSRDAERIDNRHAERNPATAHLFIVNPLHARAIDGLFATHPPMEERIRRLRAMAGSTGHGSFATRGQAPGPWG, from the coding sequence ATGGCCCGGACCTTTATGCTGCTGGCGGCGATGACCGCGCTGTTCCTCGTCGCCGGCTGGCTGATGGGCGGCCAGGGCGGCATGATGATCGCCTTGGTGTTCGCGCTGGCCACCAACGCCTTCGCGTTCTGGAATTCCGACAAGGTCGTGCTGCGCATGTACAATGCGCAGGAGATCGGCCGCGCCGATGCCCCCGGCCTCTATGAGATGATCGAGGGGCTGGCGGAGCGCGCGGACCTGCCCATGCCGCGGGTCTATCTGATCGACGAGGACCAGCCGAACGCCTTCGCCACCGGCCGCAGCCCGGAGCACGCGGCCGTGGCCGTCACCACCGGCCTGATGCATCGCCTCGGCCAGCAGGAGGTGGCGGGCGTGGTGGCGCACGAACTGGCGCACATCAAACACCGCGATACGCTCACCATGACGGTGACGGCAACCATTGCCGGCGCCATCGGCGTGCTGGCCAACATCGCCTCGTTCCAGATGCTGTTCGGCGACAACCGCAACAATCCGCTGGGCGTGGTCGGCGTGCTGGCCAGCATGATCCTGGCGCCGCTGGCGGCCACCCTGGTACAGATGGCGATCAGCCGCGCCCGCGAATACCAGGCCGACGCCCTGGGGGCAGAGATCTGCGGCGATCCGCTCTGGCTGGCGGATGCGCTGGCCGGCCTCAGCCGCGATGCCGAGCGCATCGACAACCGCCATGCCGAGCGCAACCCGGCCACGGCGCATCTGTTCATCGTAAATCCGTTGCATGCGCGCGCCATTGATGGTTTGTTCGCCACCCATCCGCCCATGGAAGAGCGCATTCGCCGGCTGCGCGCGATGGCCGGCAGCACCGGCCATGGCAGCTTCGCGACTCGCGGACAAGCGCCCGGCCCCTGGGGCTGA
- a CDS encoding SDR family oxidoreductase — protein MMTLDGKVALVSGAAGGIGRAAVAALAAAGATVVAAVETEAQRADLNPACLLDVRFEDQWRDCVARIEREFGRLDVLVNNAGILREANCEDTDTATWDLVHDINLKGVFLGCKAAIPALRRAGGGAIVNVASIDGIRGNFSHIAYSASKGGVVALTRSLAMDHAEENIRVNAVCPGTVNTPLVASMLWNFSSHEEALEAARRKHPMGRIAEPEEVGSLIAFLAGPGASFMTGMAVPVDGGRSARA, from the coding sequence ATCATGACATTGGACGGCAAAGTGGCGCTGGTCTCCGGCGCGGCGGGCGGTATCGGTCGGGCAGCGGTCGCGGCCCTGGCGGCAGCGGGCGCGACCGTGGTCGCCGCCGTCGAGACCGAGGCGCAGCGGGCGGACCTGAACCCTGCCTGCCTGCTGGACGTGCGCTTCGAGGACCAGTGGCGCGACTGCGTCGCCCGGATCGAGCGTGAGTTCGGCCGGCTCGACGTGCTGGTCAACAATGCCGGCATCCTGCGCGAGGCCAATTGCGAGGACACGGACACCGCCACCTGGGACCTGGTCCACGACATCAACCTGAAAGGCGTGTTCCTGGGCTGCAAGGCGGCGATCCCGGCGCTGCGGCGGGCGGGCGGCGGCGCCATCGTCAACGTCGCCTCCATCGACGGCATTCGCGGCAATTTCAGCCACATCGCCTATTCCGCCTCCAAGGGCGGCGTGGTCGCCCTGACCCGGTCGCTGGCCATGGACCATGCCGAAGAGAATATCCGCGTCAACGCTGTCTGCCCCGGCACGGTGAACACGCCACTGGTCGCCTCCATGCTCTGGAATTTCTCCTCGCACGAGGAAGCCCTGGAAGCGGCGCGTCGGAAACACCCGATGGGCCGGATCGCCGAGCCGGAAGAGGTCGGGAGCCTGATCGCCTTCCTCGCCGGCCCCGGCGCCAGCTTCATGACCGGCATGGCCGTGCCGGTGGACGGCGGCCGCAGCGCCCGCGCCTGA